One window of the Pedobacter ginsengisoli genome contains the following:
- a CDS encoding ribonucleoside-diphosphate reductase subunit alpha has protein sequence MFVIKRDGRKEAVRFDKITARIEKLCYGFNAELVDPIDVAKKVIEGLYDGVTTSELDNLAAETAASLTTKHPDYALLASRIAVSNLHKNTTKSFSKTMEMLYNYIDNKTGKSASLIADDVWEVIKENADTLDSTIIYDRDFGFDYFGFKTLEKSYLLKVDGQIVERPQHLFMRVSVGIHKGDIESAIATYNLMSERWFTHATPTLFNAATPKPQMSSCFLLTMQDDSIEGIYDTLKQTAKISQSAGGIGLSIHNIRATGSYIGGTNGTSNGIVPMLKVFNDTARYVDQGGGKRKGAFAIYLEPWHADVLSFLDLRKNHGKEELRARDLFYALWVCDLFMRRVEENGDWSLFCPHEAPGLADCFGEEFDALYERYEKEGRARKTIKAQELWFAILDSQIETGTPYLLYKDAANSKSNQQNLGTIKSSNLCTEIIEYTSKDEVAVCNLASLALPRFVINGEFDHQKLYDVTYQATLNLNKIIDYNYYPVEEARNSNMRHRPVGLGVQGLADAFILMRLPFESEGARELNKEIFETIYFAAMTASHDLAVKNGPYETFKGSPLSEGKFQFDLWNVKPDSGRWDWESLREKVVKDGVYNSLLVAPMPTASTSQILGNNECFEPYTSNIYTRRVLSGEFIVVNKHLLKDLVALGLWTPAMKDRIILANGSIQDIAEIPDYIKELYKTVWEIKMRSIIDMAADRGAYICQSQSLNLFINAPNTSKLTSMHFYAWKKGLKTGMYYLRTQAASQAVKFTVENQAGKNMEPVIPEHIEQSAEEIVEGPVCSMEEGCISCSG, from the coding sequence ATGTTTGTAATAAAAAGAGATGGCCGCAAGGAAGCGGTAAGGTTTGACAAGATAACTGCCCGTATTGAAAAGTTATGCTATGGTTTTAATGCTGAACTTGTAGATCCGATAGATGTAGCCAAAAAGGTGATTGAAGGTTTATACGATGGGGTTACAACTTCTGAATTGGATAACCTTGCAGCTGAAACCGCAGCCTCTTTAACAACCAAACATCCGGATTATGCTTTATTGGCTTCACGTATTGCTGTATCCAACCTTCATAAGAATACAACTAAATCTTTCTCTAAAACGATGGAGATGTTGTATAACTATATTGACAATAAAACAGGTAAATCGGCTTCTCTTATTGCCGATGATGTTTGGGAGGTGATTAAAGAAAATGCCGATACACTAGATAGCACAATTATATACGACAGAGATTTTGGTTTTGATTATTTTGGGTTCAAAACGCTTGAAAAATCTTACCTGTTAAAGGTTGATGGACAGATAGTTGAACGTCCTCAGCATTTATTTATGCGCGTGTCTGTTGGTATACATAAAGGTGATATTGAAAGTGCTATAGCTACATATAACCTGATGAGCGAGCGTTGGTTTACCCACGCCACTCCAACTTTATTTAATGCAGCAACACCTAAACCTCAAATGTCGTCATGCTTCTTGTTAACTATGCAGGATGATAGCATTGAAGGCATTTATGATACATTGAAACAAACTGCCAAGATATCACAAAGTGCTGGTGGTATTGGTTTAAGCATTCACAACATTCGCGCAACCGGTTCTTACATTGGTGGTACTAACGGAACAAGTAATGGTATTGTACCAATGCTAAAGGTGTTTAATGACACCGCACGTTATGTAGATCAGGGTGGAGGTAAGCGTAAAGGTGCCTTTGCAATTTATTTAGAGCCTTGGCATGCTGATGTATTAAGTTTCTTAGACTTACGTAAAAACCATGGTAAAGAAGAATTGCGTGCACGTGATTTGTTCTATGCACTGTGGGTTTGTGATTTGTTTATGAGACGTGTGGAAGAGAATGGAGACTGGAGCTTATTCTGTCCGCATGAAGCGCCAGGTTTAGCTGATTGTTTTGGCGAAGAGTTCGATGCTTTATATGAGCGTTATGAAAAAGAAGGTAGAGCACGTAAAACTATTAAAGCTCAGGAATTATGGTTTGCAATCCTTGATTCTCAAATTGAAACAGGAACTCCTTACTTGTTGTATAAAGATGCTGCAAACAGTAAGTCTAATCAGCAAAATTTGGGTACAATTAAAAGTTCTAACCTTTGTACCGAAATTATAGAGTATACATCTAAAGATGAGGTTGCAGTTTGTAATCTTGCATCTTTGGCCTTACCAAGATTTGTAATTAACGGTGAATTTGATCATCAAAAATTATATGATGTTACTTATCAGGCTACTTTAAATCTGAATAAGATCATCGATTATAACTATTATCCGGTAGAAGAAGCCAGAAATTCTAATATGCGCCACAGACCGGTAGGTTTAGGTGTACAAGGTTTAGCCGATGCATTTATTTTAATGCGTTTACCTTTTGAAAGTGAAGGTGCACGCGAATTGAACAAAGAAATCTTTGAAACAATTTATTTCGCTGCAATGACTGCTTCTCATGATCTTGCAGTTAAAAACGGACCTTATGAAACATTTAAAGGTTCTCCTTTATCTGAAGGTAAATTCCAGTTCGATCTTTGGAACGTGAAACCAGATAGCGGCAGATGGGATTGGGAAAGCCTACGTGAAAAAGTAGTTAAAGATGGTGTTTACAACTCATTACTTGTTGCTCCGATGCCTACTGCTTCTACATCTCAGATTTTGGGTAACAATGAGTGCTTTGAGCCGTATACTTCTAATATTTATACCAGAAGGGTATTAAGTGGAGAGTTTATTGTTGTTAACAAACACTTATTAAAGGACCTTGTAGCTTTAGGTTTATGGACTCCGGCTATGAAAGACAGAATTATTTTAGCTAATGGTTCTATTCAGGACATTGCTGAGATTCCTGATTACATTAAAGAATTGTACAAAACCGTTTGGGAAATAAAAATGCGTAGTATTATTGATATGGCTGCCGACAGAGGTGCTTACATCTGCCAGTCTCAATCTTTAAACTTATTCATTAATGCGCCAAATACTTCTAAATTGACTTCAATGCATTTCTATGCTTGGAAAAAAGGATTGAAAACGGGTATGTATTATCTGCGTACTCAAGCTGCTTCTCAAGCTGTTAAATTTACAGTAGAGAACCAGGCTGGTAAAAATATGGAGCCGGTAATTCCTGAGCATATTGAACAAAGTGCTGAAGAAATTGTTGAAGGACCGGTTTGCTCTATGGAAGAAGGCTGCATCAGCTGTTCAGGTTAA
- a CDS encoding cysteine-rich CWC family protein: MAKHEIIPCERCGTPIECKANSYTKCQCSVVQLNLNEVQYISELHDGCLCAKCLFELQQEYRDAVAS; the protein is encoded by the coding sequence ATGGCTAAACACGAAATCATACCCTGCGAGCGTTGTGGTACACCAATAGAGTGTAAAGCTAACTCTTACACTAAATGCCAATGTAGTGTTGTGCAGTTAAACTTAAATGAGGTTCAGTATATTAGCGAATTACATGATGGTTGTTTGTGTGCTAAATGCCTGTTTGAGCTTCAACAGGAGTACAGGGATGCTGTAGCTTCTTAA
- a CDS encoding ribonucleoside-diphosphate reductase small subunit, whose translation MQEEEVLLKENKDRFVLLPIKYPAIWEMYKKSEASFWTAEEIDLSDDQKHWDNLNDGERHFISHILAFFSASDGIVNENLAVNFMSEVQLPEARCFYGFQIMMENIHSETYALLIDTYIKDPDEKDRLFHAIETVPCVKKKAEWALRWIEGGNFAERLVAFAAVEGIFFSGSFCSIFWLKKRGLMPGLTFSNELISRDEGSHCEFACLLYGMLKNKLTEKQVHGIIKDAVEIEKEFITDALPVALIGMNAKLMSQYIEFVADRWVQELGYTKIYNATNPFDFMEMISLQGKTNFFEKRVGDYQKSGVLTSTEDKAAAFSLDDDF comes from the coding sequence ATGCAAGAAGAAGAAGTATTATTAAAAGAAAACAAAGATCGTTTTGTTCTTTTACCGATTAAATATCCGGCAATTTGGGAGATGTATAAAAAGAGTGAGGCTAGTTTTTGGACGGCGGAAGAAATTGATCTTTCAGACGATCAGAAACATTGGGACAACCTAAATGATGGAGAGAGACATTTTATTTCTCATATCTTAGCTTTCTTCTCTGCCAGTGATGGTATTGTAAATGAAAACCTGGCTGTAAATTTTATGAGTGAGGTTCAGTTACCTGAAGCCCGTTGTTTTTATGGTTTCCAGATTATGATGGAAAACATTCACTCTGAAACATACGCCTTGTTAATTGATACTTATATTAAGGATCCGGATGAAAAGGATAGATTATTTCATGCAATAGAAACAGTTCCTTGCGTTAAGAAAAAAGCAGAATGGGCATTACGTTGGATTGAGGGTGGTAATTTTGCAGAGCGCCTTGTAGCTTTCGCAGCTGTTGAGGGTATTTTCTTTAGCGGAAGTTTCTGTTCAATATTCTGGTTAAAAAAACGAGGCTTAATGCCAGGACTAACCTTCAGCAATGAGTTGATCTCAAGAGATGAAGGGTCACACTGCGAGTTTGCTTGTTTGTTATATGGTATGCTTAAGAATAAGCTTACAGAAAAACAAGTTCATGGTATAATTAAAGATGCCGTAGAAATAGAAAAAGAATTTATTACAGATGCTTTACCAGTAGCATTAATTGGAATGAATGCAAAACTGATGTCGCAATACATTGAGTTTGTTGCAGACAGATGGGTACAGGAATTGGGTTATACTAAGATTTATAACGCAACCAATCCATTTGATTTTATGGAAATGATATCGCTACAAGGAAAAACAAACTTCTTTGAGAAAAGAGTTGGTGATTATCAAAAAAGTGGCGTATTAACCTCAACAGAAGATAAAGCTGCGGCTTTCTCTTTAGACGATGATTTTTAA